One Pantoea trifolii DNA segment encodes these proteins:
- a CDS encoding LysR substrate-binding domain-containing protein, protein MDKNILFNQRIRLRHLHTFVAVAQQGTLGRAAETLNLSQPALSKTLNELEELAGARLFERGRLGAQLTTLGEQFLIHAVKVLDALNHAGQSFNAPQPGRPVVIRLGALTTAAMGMLPQILDRFHEQQPNTTVQVATLHNNVLLAGLRAGEFDVGIGRMADSDMMAGLTYELLFLESLKLVVRPDHPLLSENVMLSRAMQWPVVISPEGTAPRRIAQHMLNEQGCTLPANCVETSSTSLARQLALRYDYVWFVPSGAIKEDLNHDALCALPIASPGPGEPVGIITRSGSPLSLSAEVLMATIRKFHS, encoded by the coding sequence ATGGACAAAAATATCCTTTTCAATCAGCGCATTCGCTTGCGTCATTTACATACCTTTGTGGCGGTAGCGCAGCAAGGCACGCTCGGTCGTGCCGCTGAAACGCTCAATCTGAGCCAGCCTGCTTTGTCGAAAACACTGAATGAGCTGGAAGAGCTGGCAGGCGCGCGGCTGTTTGAGCGCGGACGGCTCGGCGCGCAGCTCACCACGCTGGGCGAACAGTTTCTGATTCATGCGGTGAAAGTGCTGGATGCGCTCAATCATGCGGGTCAGAGCTTTAACGCACCGCAGCCTGGCCGGCCGGTGGTGATTCGACTCGGCGCGCTGACTACCGCTGCGATGGGCATGCTGCCGCAAATTCTTGATCGCTTCCATGAACAGCAACCTAACACCACGGTGCAGGTCGCAACGTTGCACAATAACGTGCTGTTGGCCGGTTTACGTGCGGGTGAGTTTGATGTTGGCATTGGTCGGATGGCGGACAGCGACATGATGGCCGGGTTAACCTATGAATTGCTGTTCCTGGAATCACTTAAACTAGTTGTGCGCCCGGATCATCCGCTGTTAAGCGAAAACGTTATGCTGTCGCGCGCGATGCAGTGGCCGGTGGTGATTTCTCCGGAAGGCACCGCGCCACGCCGTATCGCGCAGCATATGCTGAATGAGCAAGGTTGTACCTTGCCAGCAAACTGCGTCGAAACCTCATCGACATCGCTGGCGCGCCAGCTGGCGCTGCGTTACGACTATGTGTGGTTTGTGCCTTCCGGCGCCATTAAAGAAGATTTAAATCACGATGCGCTGTGTGCGCTACCGATTGCCTCGCCGGGGCCAGGCGAACCGGTTGGCATTATTACGCGCAGCGGCAGTCCGCTAAGCCTGAGCGCCGAAGTGTTGATGGCGACCATCCGCAAATTCCACAGCTAG